A window of Ipomoea triloba cultivar NCNSP0323 chromosome 2, ASM357664v1 contains these coding sequences:
- the LOC116011359 gene encoding histidine kinase 2-like isoform X2, whose amino-acid sequence MSMNCKVHGMKGGFSSKFRLKKARESQHGPSRWRRQLLFLWLFFVAIGFIWLLISSSYGRLGRKVEAPPHLDGDTTNFLLQHFNVSRDEIHSLASNFLDTDQISLLKCSGSPRYESSVLKSENQVYEKKCKLGEKIEAYGQCPVSDENNFRNIDSVLQETSTPFLSHCASSSISSDHQFCEKETLQVRALGDQCKDIAFCFTKIFWWILLGIAVSWKLRWLRAESGRNEQQKLVSQQEFAQQPQLLEHLQQQQAHVASRVSRKLWEKLLVAFVLSGVIASIWFFWYLNEDIMFWRKETLASMCDERARMLQDQFNVSMNHVHALAILVSTFHHGKQPSAIDQRTFEEYTERTAFERPLTSGVAYALRVLHSERENFERQHGWAIKKMESEDQSLAQEYMPGNLDRAPDKDEYAPVIFSQQTVSHIVSIDMMSGKDDRENILRARASGKGVLTSPFKLLKSNNLGVVLTFAVYNTHLAPDATPDQRINATVGYIGASYDVPSLVEKLLHQLASKHTIVVNVYDTTNTHSPIKMYGADETETELLHVSNLDFGDPARKHEMHCRFKQKPPPPWIAIGASIGVLVITLLVGHIFHAAIARIAKFEHDYQKMMNLKHRAEAADIAKSQFLATVSHEIRTPMNGVLGMLQMLMDTNLDATQRDFAQTAHASGKDLISLINEVLDQAKIDSGHLELEAVSFDLRAVLDNVLSLSSGRSHEKGIELAVYVSDQVPEMVVGDPGRFRQIIANLVGNSIKFTKNKEGHVFVTVHLADEVRCPLDVKDEVLRQSLSLVQDQANRSFNTLSGFPVVDRWRSWQNFKKLSEEESDKIKLLVTVEDTGVGISLEAQGRIFTPFMQADSSTSRTYGGTGIGLSISKHLVDLMGGEIGFFSEPGTGSTFSFTAAFSRDQRGSVEAKWQQYDTGVLDFHGLRALVIDGKRIRAEVTRYHLQRLGLNVKITSTVDHACSYLSTCSKTSEPEHLVIMIFIDKDNWDTENSFALRNIVKDLRPYGSTTLNGATPKLFLLATEMSTTECNQLKSDGLVDNVLIKPIRLSVLASCLQEATGFTYKRQVTMPKPSTLGNLLKEKQILVVDDNIVNRRVAEGALKKYGAIVTCVDGGKAALALLKPPHNFDACFMDLQMPEMDGFEATRQIRKLENEYKETINSGEILADAPGKLAHWRLPILAMTADVIRASNEECMRCGMDDYVSKPFDEGQLYSALARFFESG is encoded by the exons ATCTCATTGTTGAAATGTAGCGGAAGTCCCAGATATGAATCAAGCGTTCTCAAATCAGAAAACCAAGtttatgagaaaaaatgcaAATTGGGAGAAAAAATAGAGGCTTATGGCCAGTGTCCTGTTTCAGATGAGAACAATTTTAGGAATATTGACTCTGTACTACAAGAGACATCTACACCATTTCTTTCACATTGTgcatcatcttcaatttcatcaGACCATCAGTTTTGTGAAAAG GAAACATTGCAAGTGAGAGCACTAGGGGATCAGTGTAAGGATATAGCCTTCTGTTTCACCAAGATATTCTGGTGGATCCTTCTTGGCATTGCTGTCAGCTGGAAACTGCGGTGGTTACGTGCAGAATCTGGTAGAAATGAACAGCAGAAATTAGTTTCGCAGCAAGAATTTGCTCAGCAACCTCAGCTACTAGAACACTTGCAACAACAGCAAGCTCATGTTGCTTCTAGAGTTTCTCGAAAGTTGTGGGAAAAGCTTCTTGTTGCATTTGTATTATCTGGTGTGATAGCATCCATTTGGTTCTTCTGGTACTTGAATGAAGACATCATGTTCTGGAGGAAAGAAACACTGGCAAGCATGTGTGATGAACGGGCACGAATGCTGCAGGATCAATTTAACGTCAGCATGAACCATGTTCATGCCTTGGCTATTCTTGTCTCCACCTTTCACCATGGAAAGCAACCTTCAGCTATAGATCAG AGAACTTTTGAAGAATACACTGAGAGAACAGCTTTTGAGAGGCCACTCACAAGCGGTGTTGCCTATGCTCTAAGGGTTCTCCACTCAGAAAGAGAAAATTTTGAGAGGCAACATGGATGGGCAATTAAGAAAATGGAATCTGAGGATCAATCTTTGGCTCAAGAATATATGCCTGGGAATTTGGATCGTGCTCCTGATAAAGATGAATATGCACCAGtcatattttctcaacaaacTGTCTCCCATATTGTTTCAATTGATATGATGTCTGGAAAG GATGACCGTGAAAACATATTGCGGGCAAGGGCATCTGGGAAGGGAGTCCTGACATCACCTTTTAAGTTATTGAAGTCCAATAACTTGGGTGTAGTACTTACATTTGCTGTATATAACACTCATCTTGCTCCCGATGCTACACCAGATCAACGTATTAATGCTACTGTCGG GTATATTGGTGCATCATACGATGTCCCCTCATTAGTTGAGAAGCTTCTTCACCAACTTGCGAGCAAACACACTATTGTTGTAAATGTTTATGATACAACAAACACACATTCTCCAATTAAAATGTACGGTGCAGATGAGACCGAGACAGAATTATTGCATGTTAGCAACCTTGACTTTGGAGACCCTGCTCGGAAGCATGAGATGCATTGCAG GTTCAAGCAAAAACCTCCCCCGCCCTGGATAGCAATAGGAGCTTCTATCGGTGTTCTTGTAATCACCTTGCTCGTTGGTCATATATTTCACGCTGCAATAGCTCGGATTGCCAAATTTGAGCATGACTATCAGAAGATGATGAATCTCAAGCATCGTGCTGAGGCTGCAGATATTGCGAAATCCCAG TTTCTTGCTACAGTTTCTCACGAAATCAGGACCCCAATGAATGGTGTTTTAG GCATGCTTCAGATGCTCATGGATACAAATCTCGATGCTACACAACGGGACTTTGCGCAGACTGCTCATGCTAGTGGGAAGGATTTGATATCTTTGATCAACGAGGTATTGGATCAGGCTAAGATTGACTCAGGACATCTTGAGTTGGAAGCTGTATCTTTTGATCTGCGAGCTGTACTTGATAATGTCTTATCACTTTCATCGGGAAGATCTCATGAAAAAGGGATTGAG TTGGCTGTTTATGTCTCTGATCAGGTCCCAGAAATGGTTGTTGGAGATCCCGGAAGGTTTAGGCAAATAATCGCGAATCTTGTTGGAAACTCAATCAAG TTCACGAAAAACAAAGAGGGACATGTGTTTGTCACGGTGCATTTAGCAGATGAAGTGAGGTGCCCACTTGATGTGAAGGATGAAGTCTTGAGACAGAGCTTATCCCTCGTTCAAGACCAGGCGAACAGATCTTTCAACACATTGAGCGGGTTTCCGGTAGTTGACAGATGGAGAAGTTGGCAAAACTTTAAGAAGCTTAGCGAGGAAGAAAGTGACAAGATCAAGTTGTTAGTGACCGTTGAAGATACCGGTGTTGGAATTTCTCTTGAAGCACAAGGCCGCATTTTCACGCCTTTTATGCAGGCCGATAGTTCAACGTCTCGAACATATGGAGGGACGGGAATAGGATTGAGCATCAGCAAGCATTTGGTGGACCTTATGGGCGGGGAGATCGGATTCTTCAGTGAACCAGGCACGGGCAGTACCTTTTCTTTCACGGCAGCCTTTTCGAGAGACCAAAGAGGTTCGGTAGAAGCAAAGTGGCAACAGTATGATACAGGTGTTCTAGACTTTCACGGGCTAAGGGCATTGGTGATAGATGGCAAAAGAATTCGAGCCGAAGTCACCAGATACCACCTTCAAAGGCTGGGATTAAACGTGAAGATAACTTCCACGGTAGATCATGCATGTTCATATCTATCTACTTGTTCAAAGACGag TGAACCCGAGCATTTGGTCATCATGATTTTCATAGATAAAGACAACTGGGATACCGAGAATTCTTTTGCACTCCGTAACATTGTAAAGGATCTTAGGCCATATGGCTCAACGACTCTCAATGGAGCCACGCCAAAATTGTTTCTGTTGGCAACAGAAATGAGCACGACAGAATGCAATCAGCTTAAATCGGACGGGCTGGTTGATAACGTATTAATAAAACCTATTCGGTTGAGTGTGTTGGCGTCATGCTTGCAAGAAGCTACTGGCTTTACGTATAAGAGGCAAGTGACAATGCCAAAACCGTCGACTCTTGGAAATCTGctgaaagaaaaacaaattttgGTCGTGGACGATAATATTGTAAATAGAAGAGTGGCAGAAGGTGCCTTGAAGAAGTATGGCGCAATTGTGACCTGTGTTGATGGCGGGAAGGCTGCTTTGGCGCTTCTTAAGCCGCCTCACAACTTTGACGCTTGCTTTATGGACCTCCAAATGCCCGAAATGGATGG GTTTGAGGCTACTCGACAAATCCGCAAGCTAGAGAACGAATATAAAGAAACAATAAATTCTGGTGAGATATTGGCTGACGCTCCTGGCAAACTGGCTCATTGGCGTTTGCCAATATTAGCAATGACGGCAGATGTTATTAGAGCATCGAATGAAGAGTGCATGAGATGCGGGATGGATGATTATGTATCAAAACCATTCGACGAAGGGCAGCTATATTCAGCATTGGCGCGCTTCTTTGAATCGGGATGA
- the LOC116010571 gene encoding F-box protein At3g07870-like isoform X1, with protein sequence MISCNTTYWVAPFLLKLIILLISIPSSSIHNLYALSIRSSPAMDSSDEKPMKKRRSSSDDDEHQPPPATNSSIQSLPQEIMADMISRLPITSLVQFSFACKSFKQLSRDPHLVNLHLSRTHAADPCLIFHTDYPLRNQLCFVQNLHDETQKARRINIPFAASMPEFSVVGSCNGLLCLSDSLLNQSLCVYNPFTGDYKVLPRFMEFEEQQVVIGFGFHPVTKDYKVIRIVMYTNTYQGQVAVSPYQRRIGLRRYDRSNVQVFSLASNLWRSIGKTPYLIAPKSSSVVLNGRWHCLSRLGRYHGVGRDRMILSFDLADEQFREVQKPQFAPYPARFCSYHLVVLRDCLGVAFTTPPSYGGTLEIWAMKVYDVKESWVKEYTIASLCPPLRLFSYQDLTPYAIWTNVRFGRAFTVLCVLKNGEILIEYKNGGLVSYDPQTGTFKNLTFQGLPKLCKAIVHVGSLNWPDR encoded by the exons ATGATAAGTTGTAACACAACTTACTGGGTTGCCCCATTtttgttgaaattaattattttgttaatttcaattccatcatcTTCAATTCATAATCTCTATGCGCTTTCAATTCGTTCATCTCCGGCCATGGATTCCAGTGACGAGAAGCCAATGAAGAAACGAAGGAGCAGTTCAGACGACGATGAACACCAGCCGCCGCCGGCAACAAACTCCTCCATCCAATCTCTCCCCCAAGAAATCATGGCGGACATGATTTCCAGGCTCCCTATAACATCTCTAGTCCAGTTCAGCTTCGCCTGCAAATCTTTCAAACAGTTATCGCGCGATCCACACCTCGTTAACCTACACCTCTCGCGCACGCACGCCGCCGATCCCTGCCTGATTTTTCACACCGATTATCCCCTCAGAAACCAGCTATGTTTCGTTCAAAATCTCCACGACGAAACGCAGAAGGCGAGGAGAATCAACATCCCTTTTGCCGCATCCATGCCGGAGTTTTCCGTCGTCGGCTCCTGCAACGGCCTCTTATGCTTGTCGGATTCTCTCCTCAATCAATCTCTCTGCGTTTACAATCCTTTCACCGGAGACTACAAGGTGCTGCCGAGATTCATGGAGTTTGAAGAGCAGCAAGTTGTGATTGGATTCGGATTTCACCCCGTGACCAAGGACTACAAAGTGATTAGGATTGTGATGTATACTAACACTTACCAGGGCCAAGTCGCCGTATCGCCTTATCAGAGAAGGATTGGCCTCCGGCGATATGACCGATCAAATGTTCAGGTGTTTAGCCTTGCAAGCAACTTATGGAGGAGTATAGGCAAGACGCCATATCTGATTGCCCCAAAGTCATCATCAGTCGTGCTCAACGGAAGATGGCACTGTTTGTCCCGACTAGGAAG GTACCATGGTGTTGGCAGGGACAGGATGATACTGTCCTTCGATCTCGCGGACGAGCAATTCAGAGAGGTCCAAAAGCCACAATTCGCACCCTATCCAGCCCGGTTTTGCAGCTACCATCTCGTGGTTCTGAGAGACTGCCTTGGTGTGGCGTTTACCACGCCGCCTTCCTACGGCGGCACTCTGGAAATCTGGGCAATGAAGGTGTACGATGTGAAGGAATCATGGGTGAAGGAGTACACTATAGCGTCTCTCTGTCCGCCACTCAGGTTGTTCAGCTATCAGGATCTGACACCATACGCCATTTGGACCAACGTTCGGTTTGGGAGGGCGTTCACGGTTCTGTGCGTTTTGAAAAACGGGGAGATACTCATAGAGTACAAAAATGGCGGTCTTGTTTCGTATGACCCTCAAACCGGTACTTTCAAGAATTTAACGTTCCAGGGACTGCCTAAATTGTGCAAGGCAATAGTTCATGTTGGTAGCCTTAATTGGCCGGATAGATAA
- the LOC116010571 gene encoding F-box protein At3g07870-like isoform X2, producing MISCNTTYWVAPFLLKLIILLISIPSSSIHNLYALSIRSSPAMDSSDEKPMKKRRSSSDDDEHQPPPATNSSIQSLPQEIMADMISRLPITSLVQFSFACKSFKQLSRDPHLVNLHLSRTHAADPCLIFHTDYPLRNQLCFVQNLHDETQKARRINIPFAASMPEFSVVGSCNGLLCLSDSLLNQSLCVYNPFTGDYKVLPRFMEFEEQQVVIGFGFHPVTKDYKVIRIVMYTNTYQGQVAVSPYQRRIGLRRYDRSNVQVFSLASNLWRSIGKTPYLIAPKSSSVVLNGRWHCLSRLGRDRMILSFDLADEQFREVQKPQFAPYPARFCSYHLVVLRDCLGVAFTTPPSYGGTLEIWAMKVYDVKESWVKEYTIASLCPPLRLFSYQDLTPYAIWTNVRFGRAFTVLCVLKNGEILIEYKNGGLVSYDPQTGTFKNLTFQGLPKLCKAIVHVGSLNWPDR from the exons ATGATAAGTTGTAACACAACTTACTGGGTTGCCCCATTtttgttgaaattaattattttgttaatttcaattccatcatcTTCAATTCATAATCTCTATGCGCTTTCAATTCGTTCATCTCCGGCCATGGATTCCAGTGACGAGAAGCCAATGAAGAAACGAAGGAGCAGTTCAGACGACGATGAACACCAGCCGCCGCCGGCAACAAACTCCTCCATCCAATCTCTCCCCCAAGAAATCATGGCGGACATGATTTCCAGGCTCCCTATAACATCTCTAGTCCAGTTCAGCTTCGCCTGCAAATCTTTCAAACAGTTATCGCGCGATCCACACCTCGTTAACCTACACCTCTCGCGCACGCACGCCGCCGATCCCTGCCTGATTTTTCACACCGATTATCCCCTCAGAAACCAGCTATGTTTCGTTCAAAATCTCCACGACGAAACGCAGAAGGCGAGGAGAATCAACATCCCTTTTGCCGCATCCATGCCGGAGTTTTCCGTCGTCGGCTCCTGCAACGGCCTCTTATGCTTGTCGGATTCTCTCCTCAATCAATCTCTCTGCGTTTACAATCCTTTCACCGGAGACTACAAGGTGCTGCCGAGATTCATGGAGTTTGAAGAGCAGCAAGTTGTGATTGGATTCGGATTTCACCCCGTGACCAAGGACTACAAAGTGATTAGGATTGTGATGTATACTAACACTTACCAGGGCCAAGTCGCCGTATCGCCTTATCAGAGAAGGATTGGCCTCCGGCGATATGACCGATCAAATGTTCAGGTGTTTAGCCTTGCAAGCAACTTATGGAGGAGTATAGGCAAGACGCCATATCTGATTGCCCCAAAGTCATCATCAGTCGTGCTCAACGGAAGATGGCACTGTTTGTCCCGACTAGGAAG GGACAGGATGATACTGTCCTTCGATCTCGCGGACGAGCAATTCAGAGAGGTCCAAAAGCCACAATTCGCACCCTATCCAGCCCGGTTTTGCAGCTACCATCTCGTGGTTCTGAGAGACTGCCTTGGTGTGGCGTTTACCACGCCGCCTTCCTACGGCGGCACTCTGGAAATCTGGGCAATGAAGGTGTACGATGTGAAGGAATCATGGGTGAAGGAGTACACTATAGCGTCTCTCTGTCCGCCACTCAGGTTGTTCAGCTATCAGGATCTGACACCATACGCCATTTGGACCAACGTTCGGTTTGGGAGGGCGTTCACGGTTCTGTGCGTTTTGAAAAACGGGGAGATACTCATAGAGTACAAAAATGGCGGTCTTGTTTCGTATGACCCTCAAACCGGTACTTTCAAGAATTTAACGTTCCAGGGACTGCCTAAATTGTGCAAGGCAATAGTTCATGTTGGTAGCCTTAATTGGCCGGATAGATAA